The genomic DNA AACCGCTTTTCTGGGCGGAATAATCGTTAATTGGGTACTCTCATTAATTATATAATGATAAAACAATAATGACCTTAAATGAATGTAAGACTAATAAAATCTATATTATAGACGCAATAGATGCTAATAATGAAAATAATTTTAAAAAGATATGTTCCCTTGGTTTATTACCTGGAATAGAAATTGCAATAGTAAAAACTAAACCACTCATAGTATTTAGATTATC from Deferribacterota bacterium includes the following:
- a CDS encoding FeoA family protein is translated as MTLNECKTNKIYIIDAIDANNENNFKKICSLGLLPGIEIAIVKTKPLIVFRLSNTLFAIDKYLARHIYVKEINT